Below is a window of Dictyostelium discoideum AX4 chromosome 1 chromosome, whole genome shotgun sequence DNA.
ATCTGAGAAATTAGGCTCAATATGTTGTATTTGTCAAGAACCATTCAAAAATGGTGAATCATTAATATCACTACCTTGTCTTCATAGGTATTGTGAGGAGGAAATTATGAAATGGTTTGAAAGTAATAATACTTGTCCATTATGTCGTAAACCTGTAACTTTACaaagttgataataattataatattggtATCTTAATGGGCGCTTTAGgtagtaataattaataataaaaaatcaaaatcaaaatcaacaaaacaactagaaacaaaagaaaaaaaaaaaaaaaaaaaaaaaacacattggtagattatatataatttatacaTTCACtatttataaagaaaaaaaatatcttttctttatttttttatcatttattatttttttttccaatatctaaaatctaaaacaaacaaataaatataaataaaattgtacatatctttttttttttttttttttccaattaaaaaatatctattaaataaacactattttttagtttttttaaaccaaaaaaaaagaattaatttaatcatcaaattctctcttttttttatttattggtaaTCTTGGAGGATAAGGTATTGGTTTTGAAAAAGCatttggtaatggtaatggtaattctttaaaataagGATGATCTAAAGCTTCAGATGCAGTTATTCTTTTTGAGGGATCATATAGGATCATTTTTGAGAGTAAATCATAGGCTTGACTATTTTCATCGATACCAACACATTTTGCTAATGAATTTGGAAAAGCTTCCATACTTGATAACCTTTTCCATTCTGGTAAATGTTTAATATCTGGCCACATATCTAAAGTTGGTTTACCTAATACTCTAATTATCTTTTCAACTTGATCATCTTGAAATAGTGATGGAATCTTTGGATCTTTCTCTTTGCCAGGGAATAAAGGTTTGGTTGTAATTAGTTCAGCGAAAATACAACCAATCGCCCAAATATCCACAGCCCTCGTATAATGCTTTGAGCCTAGTAATAGTTCGGGCGACCTATACCAAATGGTCACAACTACACCATTCTCGTTCAATGGTTTCAATGGTGATTGAAATATTCTTGCAAGCCCAAAATCACCAATTTTCACAGTACCACATTCTTTTCCTTCTCCCATCACTAAAATATTCGATGGCTTTAAATCCCTATGTATTACCCAATTACTATGTAGATAATGTATACCATTCAATACTTGCcatattaatgatttaattgttgcGTCTGAAAAATGACTTCCATTCTCTCTATGATACTTTATAATtccaaataaatcaaattctgcataatcaaatattaaatataataacttatcttttggatttaaacaaacatctaataatttaactatattttcatttgataattcttttaataacttttataataattagttAGTATGTAAtagtttattatatatttattatttattatttattatttatatatacttACACCAATTTCTCTATATGCAGTTAAAGATAAACCTTCACCTTCTTTTGTActtctaaattttttaacgGCCACTTTATTGTTTGGCCTTTTTTTATCATCTGCTTTATAAACCATACCGTATGTACCTGAACCAATTTCATAACTAAATGTATATTTCTCTTGAACGTCTAATCTATATGTTGATGTTAAAACTATTGGTGAAAATGTTGATGacccaccaccaccaccaccaccgccactaccaccaccattttGATTACTACTTTGATTATGTGtgttcatttttatttatatttatatttatatttatatttatattttaatttgtatgTTTATGAGAGAGCGTGTGTGtgtatgtatgtatatatatatattttaaatttaatacttgtttaaattttaactacacaaataattttttttcaaattataatctttaatttttttttttttattttattaatttttttttattcttgataaaatttaatttctttttttatttttatttttttttattaattaaaaatata
It encodes the following:
- the cdk8 gene encoding CDK family protein kinase, encoding MNTHNQSSNQNGGGSGGGGGGGGSSTFSPIVLTSTYRLDVQEKYTFSYEIGSGTYGMVYKADDKKRPNNKVAVKKFRSTKEGEGLSLTAYREIGLLKELSNENIVKLLDVCLNPKDKLLYLIFDYAEFDLFGIIKYHRENGSHFSDATIKSLIWQVLNGIHYLHSNWVIHRDLKPSNILVMGEGKECGTVKIGDFGLARIFQSPLKPLNENGVVVTIWYRSPELLLGSKHYTRAVDIWAIGCIFAELITTKPLFPGKEKDPKIPSLFQDDQVEKIIRVLGKPTLDMWPDIKHLPEWKRLSSMEAFPNSLAKCVGIDENSQAYDLLSKMILYDPSKRITASEALDHPYFKELPLPLPNAFSKPIPYPPRLPINKKKREFDD